ATGATTGAAGTAGGCAGTTTCATTGGGCTTGCAGCCATGACGCAATCAGAACTGCTGATAAAAAATGCGCAACCCGAACACCTCGGAATCATTCCGCAGACTTTTGAAAAGCTCGGCATTCAGATGGAGATTCGCGGCGAGGACATTTTTATACCGGAACAGGCTACTTATAAGATTCAGCCATTCATCGACGGCAGTGTGCTCACCATTGCAGACGCCACATGGCCCGGATTAACACCGGATTTACTGAGTGTGCTACTCGTTGTAGCAACGCAAGCGAAAGGTACTGTGCTCATCCACCAGAAAATGTTTGAGAGTCGCCTGTTTTTTGTCGACAAGCTGATTGACATGGGCGCGCAGATTATTCTTTGTGATCCGCACCGTGCAGCAGTGATTGGATTGAACCGTCAACAATCCTTGCGTGGCATCTCGATGACCTCACCGGATATTCGTGCCGGCGTTGCATTGCTGATTGCAGCGATGAGCGCCGAAGGTGTAAGCACTATTAACAACATCAACCAGATTGATCGCGGCTATCAGCGCATTGATGAAAGGTTGAATGCCTTAGGAGCGAAGATTAAGCGGGTGTGAAATAGGGTAGACATTGTTTAATTGTTGCATTGCTAAATTGCTTAATGGCTGGATGGTTATATGGCTGTACTGATCGCTTTTTACTTCTATGCAGGAAATTTAGCAAGTGCTATTGAAAAGTTAATTGCAACTGAACCATTTGGCCATGTAATCATCTTGCTGGTAATCCCTTTAAACATACAACCATAAAGCCATTTCAACCCAATTGAAAAATAAAAATCTCCTCATCGCTGCCGTTGTATTAATCATCATTGCAGTAGTAGTATACAAGATTTACGATTATTATAAAATTCTTGATTTCAGTAATGGCGATCAGATCGGGGAATTGATTTATCCGGATCCGGATGGAAAACCATTGGCACTTTCATCGCTGAAAGGAAAGGTTGTGCTGGTGCAGTTTTGGGCGGCATGGTGCGGGCCTTGCAGAATGGAGAACCGTGAGCTGGTGGAGATGTACCATCAATATCACACCGCGAAATTTGCGAAGGCGAATGGCTTTGATATCTATAGCATTTCGCTTGATTACAACAGAGGTTATTGGCTGCAAGCCATTCAGCAGGATGGTTTATTGTGGCCGAATCATGTAAGCACTTTGCAAGGCTGGAATTCTGAAGTGGCACAACGGTTTGGTGTGCGTTCGATTCCCGCCAACATATTGATTGACCAGGATGGAATGATTATCGGAAGTAATCTATTACCTTATCAGTTAAAAAAGATACTGGAGAAACGGTTGGCAAAATAATTTTGAAATTGCGGTTATTGAAA
The genomic region above belongs to Chitinophagaceae bacterium and contains:
- a CDS encoding TlpA family protein disulfide reductase, coding for MKNKNLLIAAVVLIIIAVVVYKIYDYYKILDFSNGDQIGELIYPDPDGKPLALSSLKGKVVLVQFWAAWCGPCRMENRELVEMYHQYHTAKFAKANGFDIYSISLDYNRGYWLQAIQQDGLLWPNHVSTLQGWNSEVAQRFGVRSIPANILIDQDGMIIGSNLLPYQLKKILEKRLAK